A region from the Sorex araneus isolate mSorAra2 chromosome 6, mSorAra2.pri, whole genome shotgun sequence genome encodes:
- the SMPD1 gene encoding sphingomyelin phosphodiesterase isoform X1: MPRRRGSRATGAAAAPGPGLPALSLLLALALAPWLLPWRPAAARPLPVLERDAFSRIVPRLRHVLGWRNLTCPACKGLFAALDFGLKKEPSVAWVGSMAVKMCTKMKIAPPAVCESAVQLFEDDVVEVWTRSVLSPSEACGLLLGNSCGHWDIFSSWNISLPSVPKPAPQPPRPPAPGAPVSRVLFLTDLHWDHDYREGADPNCENPLCCRGDSGPPPASRPGAGYWGEYSKCDLPLRTLESLLSGLGPAGPFDMVYWTGDIPAHNVWHQSRQDQLRALTTVTALVKKFLGPVPVYPAVGNHESTPVNGFPPPFIEGNQSSRWLYEAMAEAWEPWLPPEALRTLRIGGFYALSPQPGLRLISLNMNFCSRENFWLLINSTDPAGQLQWLVGELQAAEDRGDKVHIIGHIPPGHCLKSWSWNYYRIVARYENTLAGQFFGHTHVDEFEVFYDEETLSRPLSVAFLAPSATTYIGLNPGYRVYQIDGNYSGSSHVVLDHETYILNLTQANQPGATPHWQLLYRARETYGLPNALPAAWHDLVYRMRGDPQLFQTFWFLYHKGHPPSEPCGPPCRLATLCAQLSARSDSPALCRHLVPDLASLSDAWSLQTRPLYC; this comes from the exons ATGCCCCGCCGCCGAGGATCTCGCGCCACCGGCGCCGCCGCGGCCCCCGGCCCGGGACTGCCGGCGCTCAGCCTGCTCCTGGCGCTCGCCCTGGCGCCCTGGCTGCTGCCCTGGCGcccggccgccgcccgcccgctgcCCGTGCTGGAGCGCGACGCCTTCAGCCGCATCGTGCCCCGGCTCCGGCACGTCCTGGGCTGGCGGAACCTCACCTGCCCGGCCTGCAAGGGGCTCTTCGCCGCCCTCGACTTCGGGCTGAAG AAGGAGCCCAGTGTGGCATGGGTGGGCTCCATGGCCGTCAAGATGTGCACCAAGATGAAGATCGCGCCACCAGCCGTATGTGAGTCAGCCGTCCAGCTCTTCGAGGATGATGTGGTGGAGGTGTGGACCCGCTCAGTGCTCAGCCCGTCCGAGGCCTGCGGCCTGCTCCTGGGCAACTCCTGTGGGCACTGGGACATCTTCTCCTCGTGGAACATCTCTCTGCCCTCCGTGCCAAAGCCAGCCCCGCAGCCACCCCGGcctccagccccgggggccccCGTCAGCCGCGTCCTCTTCCTCACCGACCTGCACTGGGATCACGACTATCGCGAGGGGGCCGATCCCAACTGCGAgaacccgctgtgctgtcgagGGGACTCCggcccaccccccgcctcccgtCCCGGGGCTGGATACTGGGGCGAGTACAGCAAGTGCGACCTGCCCCTGCGGACCCTGGAGAGCCTGCTGAGTGGGCTGGGCCCGGCTGGCCCGTTTGACATGGTATACTGGACCGGAGACATCCCTGCCCACAACGTCTGGCACCAGTCTCGGCAGGACCAGCTGCGAGCCCTGACCACGGTCACGGCCCTGGTGAAGAAGTTCTTGGGGCCAGTGCCCGTGTACCCTGCCGTGGGCAACCATGAGAGCACGCCCGTCAACGGCTTCCCTCCGCCCTTCATCGAGGGCAACCAGTCCTCCCGCTGGCTCTATGAGGCCATGGCCGAGGCCTGGGAGCCCTGGCTGCCGCCCGAAGCCCTTCGGACCCTCAG AATTGGAGGGTTCTATGCCCTTTCCCCGCAACCTGGCCTCCGCCTCATCTCTCTCAATATGAATTTTTGTTCCCGGGAGAACTTCTGGCTCTTAATCAACTCCACAGATCCTGCTGGACAGCTCCAGTGGTTGGTGGGGGAGCTTCAGGCGGCGGAGGACCGAGGAGACAAA GTGCATATAATTGGCCACATCCCCCCGGGGCACTGCCTGAAGAGCTGGAGCTGGAACTATTACCGCATTGTTGCCag GTACGAGAACACCCTGGCTGGGCAGTTCTTCGGCCACACGCATGTAGACGAGTTTGAGGTCTTCTATGATGAGGAGACTCTGAGCAGGCCACTCTCTGTGGCCTTCCTGGCGCCCAGTGCCACCACCTACATTGGCCTTAACCCTG GTTACCGGGTCTACCAAATAGACGGCAACTACTCCGGGAGCTCCCATGTGGTCCTGGACCATGAGACCTACATCCTGAACCTGACCCAGGCCAACCAGCCCGGGGCTACGCCGCACTGGCAGCTGCTCTACCGGGCTCGAGAGACCTACGGGCTTCCCAACGCGCTGCCTGCCGCCTGGCACGACCTGGTGTACCGCATGCGGGGTGACCCGCAGCTCTTCCAAACCTTCTGGTTTCTCTACCACAAGGGCCACCCACCCTCGGAGCCCTGCGGCCCACCCTGCCGCCTCGCCACGCTGTGTGCCCAGCTCTCCGCCCGCTCGGACAGCCCGGCTCTGTGCCGCCACCTGGTGCCAGACCTGGCGAGCCTCTCCGATGCCTGGAGCCTGCAGACACGGCCCCTGTACTGCTAG
- the SMPD1 gene encoding sphingomyelin phosphodiesterase isoform X2, whose amino-acid sequence MRARPSTASLRPSSRATSPPAGSMRPWPRPGSPGCRPKPFGPSGTQRGEKEADGSQGSRAPRIGGFYALSPQPGLRLISLNMNFCSRENFWLLINSTDPAGQLQWLVGELQAAEDRGDKVHIIGHIPPGHCLKSWSWNYYRIVARYENTLAGQFFGHTHVDEFEVFYDEETLSRPLSVAFLAPSATTYIGLNPGYRVYQIDGNYSGSSHVVLDHETYILNLTQANQPGATPHWQLLYRARETYGLPNALPAAWHDLVYRMRGDPQLFQTFWFLYHKGHPPSEPCGPPCRLATLCAQLSARSDSPALCRHLVPDLASLSDAWSLQTRPLYC is encoded by the exons ATGAGAGCACGCCCGTCAACGGCTTCCCTCCGCCCTTCATCGAGGGCAACCAGTCCTCCCGCTGGCTCTATGAGGCCATGGCCGAGGCCTGGGAGCCCTGGCTGCCGCCCGAAGCCCTTCGGACCCTCAGGTACCCAGAGAGGGGAAAAAGAGGCAGACGGCAGCCAAGGGAGCAGGGCACCGCG AATTGGAGGGTTCTATGCCCTTTCCCCGCAACCTGGCCTCCGCCTCATCTCTCTCAATATGAATTTTTGTTCCCGGGAGAACTTCTGGCTCTTAATCAACTCCACAGATCCTGCTGGACAGCTCCAGTGGTTGGTGGGGGAGCTTCAGGCGGCGGAGGACCGAGGAGACAAA GTGCATATAATTGGCCACATCCCCCCGGGGCACTGCCTGAAGAGCTGGAGCTGGAACTATTACCGCATTGTTGCCag GTACGAGAACACCCTGGCTGGGCAGTTCTTCGGCCACACGCATGTAGACGAGTTTGAGGTCTTCTATGATGAGGAGACTCTGAGCAGGCCACTCTCTGTGGCCTTCCTGGCGCCCAGTGCCACCACCTACATTGGCCTTAACCCTG GTTACCGGGTCTACCAAATAGACGGCAACTACTCCGGGAGCTCCCATGTGGTCCTGGACCATGAGACCTACATCCTGAACCTGACCCAGGCCAACCAGCCCGGGGCTACGCCGCACTGGCAGCTGCTCTACCGGGCTCGAGAGACCTACGGGCTTCCCAACGCGCTGCCTGCCGCCTGGCACGACCTGGTGTACCGCATGCGGGGTGACCCGCAGCTCTTCCAAACCTTCTGGTTTCTCTACCACAAGGGCCACCCACCCTCGGAGCCCTGCGGCCCACCCTGCCGCCTCGCCACGCTGTGTGCCCAGCTCTCCGCCCGCTCGGACAGCCCGGCTCTGTGCCGCCACCTGGTGCCAGACCTGGCGAGCCTCTCCGATGCCTGGAGCCTGCAGACACGGCCCCTGTACTGCTAG
- the APBB1 gene encoding amyloid beta precursor protein binding family B member 1 isoform X3 — MRVQDTSGTYYWHIPTGTTQWEPPGRASPSQGSSPREETSQLTWTGFTHGEGFEDGEFWKDEPSEEAPMDLGLKEAEEGTLPFPAQSLSPDPLPQEEEKLPPRNANPGIKCFAVRSLGWVEMTEEELAPGRSSVAVNNCIRQLSYHKNNLHDPMSGGWGEGKDLLLQLDDETLKLVEPQSQALLHAQPIVSIRVWGVGRDSGRDFAYVARDKLTQMLKCHVFRCEAPAKNIATSLHEICSKIMAERRNARCLVNGLSLDHSKLVDVPFQVEFPAPKNELVQKFQVYYLGNVPVAKPVGIDVINGALESVLSSSSREQWTPSHVSVAPATLTILHQQTEAVLGECRVRFLSFLAVGRDVHTFAFIMAAGPASFCCHMFWCEPNAASLSEAVQAACMLRYQKCLDARSQASTSCLPAPPAESVARRVGWTVRRGVQSLWGSLKPKRLGAHTP, encoded by the exons ATGAGGGTCCAGGACACCTCAGGGACCTACTACTGGCACATCCCAACAGGGACCACCCAGTGGGAACCCCCGGGCCGTGCCTCTCCCTCACAAGGAAGCAGTCCCCGAGAGGAGACCTCGCAG ctCACCTGGACCGGCTTCACCCACGGAGAAGGCTTCGAGGATGGGGAATTCTGGAAG GACGAACCCAGTGAGGAGGCCCCGATGGACTTGGGGCTGAAGGAAGCTGAGGAGGGgaccctgcccttccctgcccagAGCCTCAG CCCGGATCCATTGccccaggaggaggagaagctgcCCCCCCGGAATGCCAACCCGGGAATCAAG TGTTTCGCTGTGCGCTCGCTGGGCTGGGTGGAGATGACCGAAGAGGAGCTGGCCCCTGGACGCAGCAGCGTGGCTGTCAACAATTGCATTCGTCAACTCTCCTACCACAAAAACAACCTGCACGACCCCatgtctgggggctggggggag GGGAAGGATCTGCTACTCCAGCTGGACGACGAGACCCTGAAGCTGGTGGAGCCGCAGAGCCAGGCCCTGCTGCATGCCCAGCCCATCGTCAGCATCCGCGTATGGGGCGTCGGGCGGGACAGTGGAAG GGACTTTGCCTACGTAGCTCGGGATAAGCTGACCCAGATGCTCAAGTGCCACGTGTTTCGCTGTGAGGCGCCCGCCAAGAACATCGCCACCAGCCTGCATGAGATCTGCTCTAAG atCATGGCCGAACGGCGCAATGCCCGCTGCTTGGTAAATGGGCTCTCCCTGGACCACTCTAAACTGGTGGATGTACCTTTTCAAG TGGAATTCCCCGCGCCCAAGAATGAGTTGGTACAAAAGTTCCAAGTCTATTACCTGGGGAATGTGCCTGTCGCCAAGCCTGTTG GGATTGATGTGATAAACGGGGCCCTGGAGTCCGTCCTGTCCTCCAGTAGCCGTGAGCAGTGGACCCCCAGTCACGTGAGCGTGGCCCCTGCCACCCTCACCATCTTGCACCAGCAG ACGGAGGCCGTGCTGGGGGAGTGTCGGGTGCGCTTCCTCTCCTTCCTGGCAGTGGGCAGGGACGTCCACACCTTCGCGTTCATCATGGCTGCCGGCCCAGCCTCCTTCTGCTGCCACATGTTCTGGTGCGAGCCCAATGCCGCAAGCCTCTCAGAGGCTGTACAGGCTGCGTGCATG CTCCGCTACCAGAAGTGTCTGGATGCACGTTCCCAGGCCTCCACCTCCTgtctcccagcaccccctgctGAGTCCGTTGCCCGGCGCGTTGGCTGGACCGTCCGTAGGGGGGTTCAGTCGCTGTGGGGCTCCCTCAAGCCCAAACGGCTGGGGGCCCATACCCCCTGA
- the APBB1 gene encoding amyloid beta precursor protein binding family B member 1 isoform X2, whose product MFSQDFFLAIILQDSSPDSFWNPNAFETDSDLPAGWMRVQDTSGTYYWHIPTGTTQWEPPGRASPSQGSSPREETSQLTWTGFTHGEGFEDGEFWKDEPSEEAPMDLGLKEAEEGTLPFPAQSLSPDPLPQEEEKLPPRNANPGIKCFAVRSLGWVEMTEEELAPGRSSVAVNNCIRQLSYHKNNLHDPMSGGWGEGKDLLLQLDDETLKLVEPQSQALLHAQPIVSIRVWGVGRDSGRDFAYVARDKLTQMLKCHVFRCEAPAKNIATSLHEICSKIMAERRNARCLVNGLSLDHSKLVDVPFQVEFPAPKNELVQKFQVYYLGNVPVAKPVGIDVINGALESVLSSSSREQWTPSHVSVAPATLTILHQQTEAVLGECRVRFLSFLAVGRDVHTFAFIMAAGPASFCCHMFWCEPNAASLSEAVQAACMLRYQKCLDARSQASTSCLPAPPAESVARRVGWTVRRGVQSLWGSLKPKRLGAHTP is encoded by the exons ATGTTCTCCCAGGACTTTTTCCTGGCCATCATCCTGCAGGACAGCAGCCCAG ATTCCTTCTGGAACCCCAACGCCTTCGAGACGGATTCCGACCTGCCGGCTGGATGGATGAGGGTCCAGGACACCTCAGGGACCTACTACTGGCACATCCCAACAGGGACCACCCAGTGGGAACCCCCGGGCCGTGCCTCTCCCTCACAAGGAAGCAGTCCCCGAGAGGAGACCTCGCAG ctCACCTGGACCGGCTTCACCCACGGAGAAGGCTTCGAGGATGGGGAATTCTGGAAG GACGAACCCAGTGAGGAGGCCCCGATGGACTTGGGGCTGAAGGAAGCTGAGGAGGGgaccctgcccttccctgcccagAGCCTCAG CCCGGATCCATTGccccaggaggaggagaagctgcCCCCCCGGAATGCCAACCCGGGAATCAAG TGTTTCGCTGTGCGCTCGCTGGGCTGGGTGGAGATGACCGAAGAGGAGCTGGCCCCTGGACGCAGCAGCGTGGCTGTCAACAATTGCATTCGTCAACTCTCCTACCACAAAAACAACCTGCACGACCCCatgtctgggggctggggggag GGGAAGGATCTGCTACTCCAGCTGGACGACGAGACCCTGAAGCTGGTGGAGCCGCAGAGCCAGGCCCTGCTGCATGCCCAGCCCATCGTCAGCATCCGCGTATGGGGCGTCGGGCGGGACAGTGGAAG GGACTTTGCCTACGTAGCTCGGGATAAGCTGACCCAGATGCTCAAGTGCCACGTGTTTCGCTGTGAGGCGCCCGCCAAGAACATCGCCACCAGCCTGCATGAGATCTGCTCTAAG atCATGGCCGAACGGCGCAATGCCCGCTGCTTGGTAAATGGGCTCTCCCTGGACCACTCTAAACTGGTGGATGTACCTTTTCAAG TGGAATTCCCCGCGCCCAAGAATGAGTTGGTACAAAAGTTCCAAGTCTATTACCTGGGGAATGTGCCTGTCGCCAAGCCTGTTG GGATTGATGTGATAAACGGGGCCCTGGAGTCCGTCCTGTCCTCCAGTAGCCGTGAGCAGTGGACCCCCAGTCACGTGAGCGTGGCCCCTGCCACCCTCACCATCTTGCACCAGCAG ACGGAGGCCGTGCTGGGGGAGTGTCGGGTGCGCTTCCTCTCCTTCCTGGCAGTGGGCAGGGACGTCCACACCTTCGCGTTCATCATGGCTGCCGGCCCAGCCTCCTTCTGCTGCCACATGTTCTGGTGCGAGCCCAATGCCGCAAGCCTCTCAGAGGCTGTACAGGCTGCGTGCATG CTCCGCTACCAGAAGTGTCTGGATGCACGTTCCCAGGCCTCCACCTCCTgtctcccagcaccccctgctGAGTCCGTTGCCCGGCGCGTTGGCTGGACCGTCCGTAGGGGGGTTCAGTCGCTGTGGGGCTCCCTCAAGCCCAAACGGCTGGGGGCCCATACCCCCTGA